In the genome of Mauremys mutica isolate MM-2020 ecotype Southern chromosome 8, ASM2049712v1, whole genome shotgun sequence, one region contains:
- the KTI12 gene encoding protein KTI12 homolog — MPLVVLCGLPGSGKSRRAEELRGALSGEERPVHVVAEAVGGRAALRAEVERRLSRRDVVIVDAGNELKSFRYELYCVTKHAGTPHCLLHCAGGAPHPSAGPFETPDSRNRWDRPLFTVHGQEPLPLAEIRAALFESRPPPPNQSTRSQPLQSAGFLHQLDRVTQEVLAAVLAAQRSGAQPGELIQVSGASEGLVLNRPLGMAELSRLRRQFISYTKMHPSEENLPQLANMFLQYLSRSIQ, encoded by the coding sequence ATGCCGCTTGTGGTGCTGTGCGGGCTGCCGGGCAGCGGCAAGAGCCGCCGGGCcgaggagctgcggggggcgctgagcggggaggagcggcCGGTGCACGTGGTGGCGGAGGCGGTGGGGGGCCGCGCGGCGTTGCGGGCCGAGGTGGAGCGGCGGCTGAGCCGGCGGGACGTGGTGATCGTCGACGCGGGGAACGAGCTGAAGAGCTTCCGCTACGAGCTCTACTGCGTGACCAAGCACGCGGGCACGCCGCATTGCCTGCTGCACTGCGCGGGGGGCGCCCCGCACCCGTCCGCGGGCCCCTTCGAGACCCCGGACTCGCGGAACCGCTGGGACCGGCCCCTCTTCACCGTGCACGGGCAGGAGCCGCTGCCGCTGGCGGAGATCCGCGCCGCCCTCTTCGAGAGCAGGCCGCCCCCGCCCAACCAGTCCACCCGCTCGCAGCCCCTGCAGTCCGCCGGCTTCCTCCACCAGCTGGACCGGGTCACCCAGGAAGTGCTGGCTGCCGTGCTGGCTGCCCAGAGGAGCGGGGCCCAGCCTGGGGAGCTGATCCAGGTGTCTGGGGCCAGCGAAGGGCTGGTGCTGAACCGGCCCCTGGGCATGGCGGAGCTGAGTCGGCTCCGCAGGCAGTTCATCAGCTACACCAAAATGCACCCCAGTGAGGAGAACCTGCCCCAGCTGGCCAACATGTTCCTGCAGTACCTGAGCCGCAGCATCCAGTGA